One part of the Arabidopsis thaliana chromosome 4, partial sequence genome encodes these proteins:
- a CDS encoding transcription coactivator (transcription coactivators; FUNCTIONS IN: transcription coactivator activity; INVOLVED IN: biological_process unknown; LOCATED IN: intracellular; CONTAINS InterPro DOMAIN/s: BRCT (InterPro:IPR001357); BEST Arabidopsis thaliana protein match is: zinc finger (C3HC4-type RING finger) family protein / BRCT domain-containing protein (TAIR:AT1G67180.1); Has 6090 Blast hits to 4661 proteins in 497 species: Archae - 12; Bacteria - 945; Metazoa - 2581; Fungi - 684; Plants - 424; Viruses - 13; Other Eukaryotes - 1431 (source: NCBI BLink).) produces MQSDSGLPPKTYSGVKFALVGFNPIHGNSLRSKLVSGGGVDVGQFTQSCTHLIVDKLLYDDPICVAARNSGKVVVTGSWVDHSFDIGMLDNANSILYRPLRDLNGIPGSKALVVCLTGYQGHDREDIMRMVELMGGQFSKPLVANRVTHLICYKFEGEKYELAKRIKRIKLVNHRWLEDCLKNWKLLPEVDYEISGYELDIMEASARDSEDEAEDASVKPANTSPLGLRVGAVPAVEISKPGGKDFPLEEGSSLCNTSKDNWLTPKRTDRPFEAMVSTDLGVAQQHNYVSPIRVANKTPEQGMSKMETDGSTSINRSIRRHSSLATYSRKTLQRSPETDTLGKESSGQNRSLRMDDKGLKASSAFNTSASKSGSSMERTSLFRDLGKIDMLHGEEFPPMMPQAKFTDGSVSRKDSLRVHHNSEASIPPPSSLLLQELRPSSPNDNLRPVMSISDPTESEEAGHKSPTSELNTKLLSSNVVPMVDALSTAENIISNCAWDEIPEKSLTERMTENVLLQEQRSGSPKQNLSVVPNLREAAHELDLSDSAARLFNSGVVPMEADIRTPENSTMKGALDEVPERSVTDPVMRRSSTSPGSGLIRMKDKQETELTTKKTAPKKSLGTRGRKKNPINQKGSIYLSEPSPTDERNVCLNKGKVSAPVTGNSNQKEISSPVLNTEVVQDMAKHIDTETEALQGIDSVDNKSLAPEEKDHLVLDLMVNQDKLQAKTPEAADAEVEITVLERELNDVPTEDPSDGALQSEVDKNTSKRKREAGVGKNSLQRGKKGSSFTAKVGKSRVKKTKISRKENDIKANGTLMKDGGDNSADGKENLALEHENGKVSSGGDQSLVAGETLTRKEAATKDPSYAAAQLEVDTKKGKRRKQATVEENRLQTPSVKKAKVSKKEDGAKANNTVKKDIWIHSAEVKENVAVDENCGDVSSDGAQSLVVEKSLAKKEAAAKDPSNAAMQLEFDDNKCKHGKEGIVERSSLQSGKKGSSSRVEVGKSSVKKTKKSEKGSGTEATDTVMKDVGDNSAKEKENIAVDNESRKVGSGGDQSPVARKKVAKSAKTGTKAEKESKQLRVNPLASRKVFQDQEHEPKFFIVSGPRSQRNEYQQIIRRLKGKCCRDSHQWSYQATHFIAPEIRRTEKFFAAAASGSWILKTDYVADSKEAGKLLQEEPYEWHSSGLSADGAINLESPKKWRLVREKTGHGALYGLRIVVYGDCTIPCLDTLKRAVKAGDGTILATAPPYTRFLNQNTDFALISPGMPRDDVWIQEFIRHEIPCVLSDYLVEYVCKPGYALDKHVLYNTNSWAEKSFNKMQLRADLCVYH; encoded by the exons atgcaatcGGATTCGGGTTTGCCTCCCAAGACGTATTCGGGTGTCAAATTCGCTCTCGTTGGATTCAATCCCATCCATGGAAACTCG TTACGGTCGAAGCTAGtgagtggtggtggtgttgaTGTTGGCCAATTCACTCAGTCATGTACTCACCTCATCGTAGATAAGCTTCTCTAT GATGATCCGATTTGCGTTGCTGCTCGAAACAGCGGGAAGGTAGTTGTCACCGGGTCATGGGTTGATCACAGCTTCGACATTGGAATGCTTGACAATGCAAATTCG ATATTGTATAGGCCTCTTAGAGATTTGAATGGGATTCCAGGGTCCAAAGCCTTAGTTGTGTGCTTGACTGGCTACCAAGGTCATGATAGAGAAGATATTATG AGAATGGTTGAGTTGATGGGTGGGCAGTTCTCCAAGCCGTTGGTTGCTAACAGAGTGACCCATCTTATATGCTACAAGTTTGAGG GAGAAAAGTATGAGCTAGCCAAGCGGATTAAGAGGATTAAACTTGTGAACCACCGTTGGTTAGAGGACTG CTTAAAGAATTGGAAGCTCCTACCTGAGGTTGATTACGAGATAAG TGGCTATGAGTTGGACATAATGGAGGCTTCAGCTAGGGATTCTGAGGACGAAGCAGAAGATGCCTCTGTCAAGCCTGCAAATACCAGTCCTCTTGGTCTTAGGGTTGGTGCCGTGCCTGCAGTTGAAATCTCTAAGCCGGGAGGAAAAGATTTCCCTCTTGAGGAAGGGTCATCATTATGTAATACGTCCAAAGATAATTGGTTAACTCCTAAAAGGACGGACAGACCTTTTGAAGCAATGGTCTCTACTGATCTAGGTGTTGCTCAGCAGCATAATTACGTGTCCCCCATTAGGGTTGCAAACAAGACTCCTGAGCAAGGGATGAGCAAAATGGAGACTGATGGCTCGACGTCTATTAACAGGAGTATCAGAAGGCATTCTTCTCTAGCCACTTATTCAAGGAAAACACTTCAGAGATCGCCAGAGACTGATACTTTGGGAAAAGAGTCAAGTGGCCAAAACCGTTCCTTGAGAATGGATGACAAGGGCCTAAAAGCTTCGTCTGCCTTTAATACCTCTGCATCAAAATCTGGTTCTTCCATGGAAAGAACGTCACTCTTTCGAGATCTTGGCAAGATTGATATGTTGCATGGCGAGGAGTTCCCTCCGATGATGCCTCAGGCAAAATTTACAGATGGATCTGTCAGTAGGAAAGATTCACTGAGAGTACACCACAACAGTGAGGCAAGTATTCCACCACCGTCTAGTTTGTTATTGCAGGAACTAAGACCAAGTTCGCCTAACGACAACCTTAGGCCTGTGATGAGCATTAGTGACCCAACTGAAAGTGAGGAAGCTGGCCATAAATCACCCACGAGTGAGTTAAACACTAAACTGTTGAGCTCTAATGTGGTACCCATGGTCGATGCTCTTTCAACTGCGGAGAATATCATTTCAAATTGTGCGTGGGATGAAATACCGGAGAAATCATTGACTGAGAGAATGACAGAAAATGTCTTATTGCAGGAACAAAGATCAGGCTCACCTAAGCAAAACCTTAGTGTTGTGCCAAACCTCAGGGAAGCTGCACATGAGTTGGATCTGAGTGATTCAGCAGCTAGGTTGTTCAATTCAGGTGTTGTTCCCATGGAAGCTGATATCAGAACTCCAGAAAATTCTACTATGAAGGGTGCATTGGATGAAGTACCTGAAAGATCTGTAACTGACCCTGTGATGAGGAGATCTAGCACCTCTCCTGGATCGGGTTTAATCAGAATGAAAGACAAGCAAGAAACAGAGCTGACCACGAAGAAAACAGCTCCAAAAAAGAGCCTAGGCACCAGAGGCAGGAAGAAGAACCCCATTAACCAAAAGGGATCAATATACTTGAGCGAACCTTCCCCAACGGACGAGCGCAATGTTTGTCtaaacaaaggaaaagtttCAGCGCCAGTAACAGGTAATAGCAATCAAAAAGAGATATCAAGCCCTGTCCTAAATACTGAGGTTGTACAAGACATGGCAAAACATATTGACACAGAGACTGAAGCCCTCCAGGGAATTGACTCTGTAGATAATAAATCTTTAGCCCCAGAAGAGAAAGACCATCTTGTGTTGGATCTGATGGTGAACCAAGATAAGCTGCAGGCTAAGACCCCAGAGGCAGCTGATGCAGAGGTGGAAATTACGGTGCTAGAACGGGAGCTTAATGATGTTCCAACTGAAGATCCAAGTGATGGTGCATTACAATCCGAGGTTGATAAGAATACAAGTAAACGCAAAAGGGAGGCTGGTGTAGGTAAAAATAGCCTTCAAAGAGGGAAGAAAGGAAGTTCTTTTACAGCCAAAGTAGGAAAATCCAGAGTCAAGAAGACCAAAAtatctagaaaagaaaatgatatcaaaGCAAATGGTACTCTGATGAAAGATGGAGGGGATAACTCTGCGGATGGGAAGGAGAACTTAGCATTGGAACATGAAAATGGGAAGGTCAGTTCTGGTGGAGACCAAAGCCTTGTTGCGGGGGAAACATTAACAAGAAAGGAAGCTGCCACTAAAGATCCAAGCTATGCTGCAGCGCAATTAGAGGTTGATACAAAGAAAGGTAAACGCAGAAAGCAGGCCACTGTAGAAGAAAATAGGCTTCAAACACCTAGTGTCAAAAAGGCGAAAGTTTCTAAAAAAGAAGATGGCGCCAAAGCAAACAATACTGTGAAGAAAGATATATGGATTCACTCTGCAGAAGTGAAGGAGAATGTAGCAGTAGATGAAAATTGTGGAGATGTCAGTTCTGATGGAGCTCAAAGCCTGGTTGTGGAGAAATCTTTAGCTAAAAAGGAGGCTGCAGCTAAGGATCCAAGTAATGCTGCAATGCAATTagagtttgatgataataaatGTAAACACGGAAAGGAGGGTATTGTAGAAAGAAGTAGCCTTCAAAGTGGAAAGAAAGGAAGTTCTTCTAGAGTTGAAGTAGGGAAATCAAGTGTCAAGAAGActaaaaaatctgaaaaaggAAGTGGCACCGAAGCAACCGACACTGTGATGAAAGATGTAGGGGATAATTCTgcaaaagagaaggagaacaTTGCAGTGGATAATGAATCTAGAAAGGTGGGATCTGGTGGAGACCAAAGCCCGGTAGCAAGAAAGAAAGTTGCAAAGTCAGCTAAAACAGGTACAAAGGCGGAGAAAGAGTCTAAGCAGCTCAGGGTTAATCCTTTGGCTAGTAGAAAAGTCTTCCAGGACCAAGAACATGAGCCgaaattttttattgtcaGTGGTCCTAGGTCCCAGAGAAACGAATACCAGCAGATCATTAGGCgtttaaaaggaaaatgttGCCGGGATTCTCATCAGTGGTCTTATCAAGCAACACATTTCATTGCTCCTGAAATCCGTAGGACCGAAAAGTTTTTCGCTGCTGCTGCATCTGGAAG TTGGATTCTGAAGACTGACTATGTGGCTGATTCAAAGGAAGCTGGGAAACTATTACAAGAGGAGCCTTATGAATGGCACAGTTCTGGTCTTAGTGCTGATGGTGCGATAAACCTCGAGTCCCCAAAGAAATGGCGGCTCGTCAGGGAGAAAACAGGACACGGTGCTTTATATGGACTGCGCATTGTTGTATACGGTGACTGCACCATCCCTTGTTTG GATACACTAAAGCGAGCTGTGAAAGCTGGGGATGGTACGATACTTGCAACGGCGCCTCCTTACACGCGTTTCTTGAATCAAAACACGGATTTCGCGTTGATAAGCCCCGGGATGCCGCGGGATGACGTCTGGATCCAAGAGTTTATACGCCACGAAATCCCGTGTGTCCTCTCCGATTACCTGGTGGAGTACGTTTGTAAACCCGGATACGCACTTGACAAGCATGTGCTCTACAACACGAACTCATGGGCAGAAAAGTCGTTTAACAAGATGCAGCTTAGAGCAGATTTGTGTGTGTACCATTAA
- a CDS encoding transcription coactivator yields MVELMGGQFSKPLVANRVTHLICYKFEGEKYELAKRIKRIKLVNHRWLEDCLKNWKLLPEVDYEISGYELDIMEASARDSEDEAEDASVKPANTSPLGLRVGAVPAVEISKPGGKDFPLEEGSSLCNTSKDNWLTPKRTDRPFEAMVSTDLGVAQQHNYVSPIRVANKTPEQGMSKMETDGSTSINRSIRRHSSLATYSRKTLQRSPETDTLGKESSGQNRSLRMDDKGLKASSAFNTSASKSGSSMERTSLFRDLGKIDMLHGEEFPPMMPQAKFTDGSVSRKDSLRVHHNSEASIPPPSSLLLQELRPSSPNDNLRPVMSISDPTESEEAGHKSPTSELNTKLLSSNVVPMVDALSTAENIISNCAWDEIPEKSLTERMTENVLLQEQRSGSPKQNLSVVPNLREAAHELDLSDSAARLFNSGVVPMEADIRTPENSTMKGALDEVPERSVTDPVMRRSSTSPGSGLIRMKDKQETELTTKKTAPKKSLGTRGRKKNPINQKGSIYLSEPSPTDERNVCLNKGKVSAPVTGNSNQKEISSPVLNTEVVQDMAKHIDTETEALQGIDSVDNKSLAPEEKDHLVLDLMVNQDKLQAKTPEAADAEVEITVLERELNDVPTEDPSDGALQSEVDKNTSKRKREAGVGKNSLQRGKKGSSFTAKVGKSRVKKTKISRKENDIKANGTLMKDGGDNSADGKENLALEHENGKVSSGGDQSLVAGETLTRKEAATKDPSYAAAQLEVDTKKGKRRKQATVEENRLQTPSVKKAKVSKKEDGAKANNTVKKDIWIHSAEVKENVAVDENCGDVSSDGAQSLVVEKSLAKKEAAAKDPSNAAMQLEFDDNKCKHGKEGIVERSSLQSGKKGSSSRVEVGKSSVKKTKKSEKGSGTEATDTVMKDVGDNSAKEKENIAVDNESRKVGSGGDQSPVARKKVAKSAKTGTKAEKESKQLRVNPLASRKVFQDQEHEPKFFIVSGPRSQRNEYQQIIRRLKGKCCRDSHQWSYQATHFIAPEIRRTEKFFAAAASGSWILKTDYVADSKEAGKLLQEEPYEWHSSGLSADGAINLESPKKWRLVREKTGHGALYGLRIVVYGDCTIPCLDTLKRAVKAGDGTILATAPPYTRFLNQNTDFALISPGMPRDDVWIQEFIRHEIPCVLSDYLVEYVCKPGYALDKHVLYNTNSWAEKSFNKMQLRADLCVYH; encoded by the exons ATGGTTGAGTTGATGGGTGGGCAGTTCTCCAAGCCGTTGGTTGCTAACAGAGTGACCCATCTTATATGCTACAAGTTTGAGG GAGAAAAGTATGAGCTAGCCAAGCGGATTAAGAGGATTAAACTTGTGAACCACCGTTGGTTAGAGGACTG CTTAAAGAATTGGAAGCTCCTACCTGAGGTTGATTACGAGATAAG TGGCTATGAGTTGGACATAATGGAGGCTTCAGCTAGGGATTCTGAGGACGAAGCAGAAGATGCCTCTGTCAAGCCTGCAAATACCAGTCCTCTTGGTCTTAGGGTTGGTGCCGTGCCTGCAGTTGAAATCTCTAAGCCGGGAGGAAAAGATTTCCCTCTTGAGGAAGGGTCATCATTATGTAATACGTCCAAAGATAATTGGTTAACTCCTAAAAGGACGGACAGACCTTTTGAAGCAATGGTCTCTACTGATCTAGGTGTTGCTCAGCAGCATAATTACGTGTCCCCCATTAGGGTTGCAAACAAGACTCCTGAGCAAGGGATGAGCAAAATGGAGACTGATGGCTCGACGTCTATTAACAGGAGTATCAGAAGGCATTCTTCTCTAGCCACTTATTCAAGGAAAACACTTCAGAGATCGCCAGAGACTGATACTTTGGGAAAAGAGTCAAGTGGCCAAAACCGTTCCTTGAGAATGGATGACAAGGGCCTAAAAGCTTCGTCTGCCTTTAATACCTCTGCATCAAAATCTGGTTCTTCCATGGAAAGAACGTCACTCTTTCGAGATCTTGGCAAGATTGATATGTTGCATGGCGAGGAGTTCCCTCCGATGATGCCTCAGGCAAAATTTACAGATGGATCTGTCAGTAGGAAAGATTCACTGAGAGTACACCACAACAGTGAGGCAAGTATTCCACCACCGTCTAGTTTGTTATTGCAGGAACTAAGACCAAGTTCGCCTAACGACAACCTTAGGCCTGTGATGAGCATTAGTGACCCAACTGAAAGTGAGGAAGCTGGCCATAAATCACCCACGAGTGAGTTAAACACTAAACTGTTGAGCTCTAATGTGGTACCCATGGTCGATGCTCTTTCAACTGCGGAGAATATCATTTCAAATTGTGCGTGGGATGAAATACCGGAGAAATCATTGACTGAGAGAATGACAGAAAATGTCTTATTGCAGGAACAAAGATCAGGCTCACCTAAGCAAAACCTTAGTGTTGTGCCAAACCTCAGGGAAGCTGCACATGAGTTGGATCTGAGTGATTCAGCAGCTAGGTTGTTCAATTCAGGTGTTGTTCCCATGGAAGCTGATATCAGAACTCCAGAAAATTCTACTATGAAGGGTGCATTGGATGAAGTACCTGAAAGATCTGTAACTGACCCTGTGATGAGGAGATCTAGCACCTCTCCTGGATCGGGTTTAATCAGAATGAAAGACAAGCAAGAAACAGAGCTGACCACGAAGAAAACAGCTCCAAAAAAGAGCCTAGGCACCAGAGGCAGGAAGAAGAACCCCATTAACCAAAAGGGATCAATATACTTGAGCGAACCTTCCCCAACGGACGAGCGCAATGTTTGTCtaaacaaaggaaaagtttCAGCGCCAGTAACAGGTAATAGCAATCAAAAAGAGATATCAAGCCCTGTCCTAAATACTGAGGTTGTACAAGACATGGCAAAACATATTGACACAGAGACTGAAGCCCTCCAGGGAATTGACTCTGTAGATAATAAATCTTTAGCCCCAGAAGAGAAAGACCATCTTGTGTTGGATCTGATGGTGAACCAAGATAAGCTGCAGGCTAAGACCCCAGAGGCAGCTGATGCAGAGGTGGAAATTACGGTGCTAGAACGGGAGCTTAATGATGTTCCAACTGAAGATCCAAGTGATGGTGCATTACAATCCGAGGTTGATAAGAATACAAGTAAACGCAAAAGGGAGGCTGGTGTAGGTAAAAATAGCCTTCAAAGAGGGAAGAAAGGAAGTTCTTTTACAGCCAAAGTAGGAAAATCCAGAGTCAAGAAGACCAAAAtatctagaaaagaaaatgatatcaaaGCAAATGGTACTCTGATGAAAGATGGAGGGGATAACTCTGCGGATGGGAAGGAGAACTTAGCATTGGAACATGAAAATGGGAAGGTCAGTTCTGGTGGAGACCAAAGCCTTGTTGCGGGGGAAACATTAACAAGAAAGGAAGCTGCCACTAAAGATCCAAGCTATGCTGCAGCGCAATTAGAGGTTGATACAAAGAAAGGTAAACGCAGAAAGCAGGCCACTGTAGAAGAAAATAGGCTTCAAACACCTAGTGTCAAAAAGGCGAAAGTTTCTAAAAAAGAAGATGGCGCCAAAGCAAACAATACTGTGAAGAAAGATATATGGATTCACTCTGCAGAAGTGAAGGAGAATGTAGCAGTAGATGAAAATTGTGGAGATGTCAGTTCTGATGGAGCTCAAAGCCTGGTTGTGGAGAAATCTTTAGCTAAAAAGGAGGCTGCAGCTAAGGATCCAAGTAATGCTGCAATGCAATTagagtttgatgataataaatGTAAACACGGAAAGGAGGGTATTGTAGAAAGAAGTAGCCTTCAAAGTGGAAAGAAAGGAAGTTCTTCTAGAGTTGAAGTAGGGAAATCAAGTGTCAAGAAGActaaaaaatctgaaaaaggAAGTGGCACCGAAGCAACCGACACTGTGATGAAAGATGTAGGGGATAATTCTgcaaaagagaaggagaacaTTGCAGTGGATAATGAATCTAGAAAGGTGGGATCTGGTGGAGACCAAAGCCCGGTAGCAAGAAAGAAAGTTGCAAAGTCAGCTAAAACAGGTACAAAGGCGGAGAAAGAGTCTAAGCAGCTCAGGGTTAATCCTTTGGCTAGTAGAAAAGTCTTCCAGGACCAAGAACATGAGCCgaaattttttattgtcaGTGGTCCTAGGTCCCAGAGAAACGAATACCAGCAGATCATTAGGCgtttaaaaggaaaatgttGCCGGGATTCTCATCAGTGGTCTTATCAAGCAACACATTTCATTGCTCCTGAAATCCGTAGGACCGAAAAGTTTTTCGCTGCTGCTGCATCTGGAAG TTGGATTCTGAAGACTGACTATGTGGCTGATTCAAAGGAAGCTGGGAAACTATTACAAGAGGAGCCTTATGAATGGCACAGTTCTGGTCTTAGTGCTGATGGTGCGATAAACCTCGAGTCCCCAAAGAAATGGCGGCTCGTCAGGGAGAAAACAGGACACGGTGCTTTATATGGACTGCGCATTGTTGTATACGGTGACTGCACCATCCCTTGTTTG GATACACTAAAGCGAGCTGTGAAAGCTGGGGATGGTACGATACTTGCAACGGCGCCTCCTTACACGCGTTTCTTGAATCAAAACACGGATTTCGCGTTGATAAGCCCCGGGATGCCGCGGGATGACGTCTGGATCCAAGAGTTTATACGCCACGAAATCCCGTGTGTCCTCTCCGATTACCTGGTGGAGTACGTTTGTAAACCCGGATACGCACTTGACAAGCATGTGCTCTACAACACGAACTCATGGGCAGAAAAGTCGTTTAACAAGATGCAGCTTAGAGCAGATTTGTGTGTGTACCATTAA